Proteins co-encoded in one Octopus bimaculoides isolate UCB-OBI-ISO-001 chromosome 7, ASM119413v2, whole genome shotgun sequence genomic window:
- the LOC106871582 gene encoding beta-1,3-galactosyl-O-glycosyl-glycoprotein beta-1,6-N-acetylglucosaminyltransferase 3, with amino-acid sequence MKLKQRTLFLLICVCGAVTFMLFSKWYHSKALESIEVRKKMVDCRLLFRVDLDYVKKVSLIKQNNNTDTIYHLKKLSENCSNFRLQHGYFSKLVTQMELDYPIAFAIKMYDKPKQFERLLRAIYLPHNVYCIHVDAKTDNSVFELIKSISMCLPNVVLAENRINIVYATFRHLQAELECMKACIKSNVKWKYYINLTGQEFPLKTNLELVEILKIFNGTNDIEAYKHPKTLDWRVKNKIKINEKSLSITNESKLPLKYQIQLYKGSAYGMFSRDFVEFVLEDDVATTILNWMNDTYSPEENIWSTLNSLEFAPGGSGGIEIRHDKHHFASKAVIWDWDPVKCFGKSIRSVCIYGIGDLPWLKSRPQIVANKFDEDTDSIVLDCLEELLTNRMLIQNDDQLNWHYYHNLPHVMHNAKLKANEKTKEFLQSKKRKWLLQQEQFLKPVTKRQNITVAKQ; translated from the coding sequence ATGAAACTAAAACAACGAACCCTCTttctacttatatgtgtatgtggtgcaGTAACCTTCATGCTGTTTAGCAAATGGTATCACAGCAAAGCATTAGAAAGTATAGAAGTTAGGAAAAAGATGGTAGACTGCAGGCTTCTATTTAGAGTAGATCTTGACTATGTCAAAAAGGTTagcttaataaaacaaaataacaatacagATACCATTTATCATCTGAAGAAACTTTCAGAAAATTGTTCCAATTTCCGTCTGCAACATGGATATTTTAGCAAACTGGTTACTCAAATGGAGCTCGATTACCCAATTGCATTTGCTATCAAAATGTATGACAAACCAAAGCAATTTGAAAGATTATTAagagcaatctacttaccacataaTGTTTATTGTATCCATGTTGATGCGAAGACTGATAACAGTGTATTTGAACTGATAAAAAGCATCAGCATGTGTCTACCAAATGTTGTACTTGCAGAGAAtcgaataaatattgtttatgctACATTTAGGCATTTACAAGCTGAACTAGAATGCATGAAGGCATGCAtcaaatcaaatgtaaaatgGAAATACTACATAAATCTTACTGGCCAAGAATTTCCATTGAAGACAAACCTGGAATTAGTTGAAATTCTGAAGATTTTCAATGGAACGAACGATATTGAAGCATACAAGCACCCTAAAACTTTAGATTGGCGtgtaaaaaataagataaaaatcaaTGAGAAATCACTGAgtataacaaatgaaagcaaactaccattgaaatatcaaatacaGTTGTATAAAGGAAGTGCCTATGGGATGTTTTCACGAGACTTTGTTGAATTTGTCTTGGAAGATGATGTTGCAACGACCATTCTTAATTGGATGAATGATACATACTCACCAGAAGAAAATATCTGGTCAACTCTTAATTCCCTAGAATTTGCCCCAGGTGGCTCTGGTGGCATTGAAATCCGACATGATAAACATCACTTTGCCTCAAAAGCTGTGATATGGGACTGGGATCCGGTTAAATGTTTCGGTAAATCAATACGTAGTGTTTGTATTTATGGTATAGGAGATCTTCCATGGCTCAAAAGCCGTCCCCAAATAGTAGCCAATAAATTTGACGAAGATACCGATTCTATTGTCTTAGACTGTTTAGAAGAGTTGTTAACAAACAGAATGCTAATCCAAAATGATGATCAGCTCAACTGGCACTATTATCATAATCTTCCACATGTCATGCATAATGCAAAACTCAAAgccaatgaaaaaacaaaagaattcctgcaaagcaagaaaagaaaatggcttTTGCAACAAGAACAATTTCTTAAAcctgtgacaaagagacagaatatTACAGTAGCAAAACAATGA